The Eubacterium ventriosum genome includes the window GTGTATCTAATGCAAAACTGTGAAACTGAAACACCAATAGCTTTTAATTTTTTGTAACTTTTTTATGTTTTGTCTTAATTTTTGTAACTTATCTTTTTATTTTTAATGTTCTTAAATATTCTTTTTGCTCTGGTGTAATTCTATAACTTTCTATCGATTTTTGAATTGCCTTATTGTGTGTCCACACATCAAGTTTTTTCTCTTCAATGAAAGGAATAATGCTGTCATATTGCTTTGCCAAAGCTGTTGCAAAATACCATGCGCGCATCATATTAACGTAATATTCTTCTGACTGAACTGCTGCAACTTTATTAGCATATTCAATTTTAAAATTGTCATCCAAATAGTGTTTCATAAGCATACTAATTCCAAAACGGATTGTGTATGGCTGGTCTGATTTTATGTATTTGTTAATTTTTTCAAGGAAGTCTTCCAAATTCTTCTTTACAATTCGAAGTGACAGCAAATCACACGTAGCCCAGTTGTCTATGTATGGAAGAAACTTCTCCAACTCTATTATTAATTCATCATAATCTTTAATCTGTTCAAGCAACATTCCATGGAGATTATTTTCTTCATAATATTTGTGGGGAAGCACCTTCATGAACTCCTTTGCTTCTTCTGTTTTTCCAAACTGCTTTGCGTAACTTCTAAGTGCCGGAGTTCTGACACCTATAACCTTCTCCTTGTCTATCGTTGGCATTAATTTGGCGTGAAAATCTCTATATTTCAAGTCCTGTAATTCAAAAAGCTGTTTTTGTACTTTAACTGCTATATCTTCTTTCATAATCTGCTCCTAATACTTTTTGTCGTACAAATATTATAGCATTGTTTTTTTGTGTGGTATATTATTTTCAATGTTTTGTTTGAAATGTAATGAATATATTTGAAGATTTCTCTTCGCATTTTCTGTAATTCTTAAAAAGAAGCTTCTCTAGGCAGAACAGCCCACACCAAAGTTTTCGCTTTAGCGTGGGCTGTTCCTTTATCATTATTTACAGATAGCCAATTTATTTCTTCACCTTTACAGTCTTGACTGCCGACCATTTTCCATAAACATACTTTCCGTTTACAATTCTGTAAGCTCTAATTTTTACGTATGCTTTTTTCTTTTTAATGTTGGTAATCTTCTTTGTTGTGTATGTTGTTTTTGTTGTCTTTACTGTTACTGCCTGCTGTTTTTTCTTTTTCTTGTTTTTCAATTTTTTGTTGTTTCCATATTTAATCCGGAAGCCTGTAACTCCGGCAGTCTTTGTTAATGTAAGTTTGATTTTCTTACCCTTTGCATTTTTTGCTGTTTTAATTTTTACAGTACCTACAGGTGGATTTTGTGGTGACTTAATAGCATTCTTTAATGCTGTTGCTGCACTGTTTACTGTTGCCTGTGAAGGATTATACTGTGATGCAACTGTTGCTGCCTGACTATATGCAGCATTTACATTAGGATATACTGTCCAATAGCCTTTGTTGCTATTTACATCACCTACTGCTCTAAGTAATTCTGTCTTGTCTGCCAAATTAATTTTTGAAACACCTGTTGCCTGGTAAGTATCAATTCCTACATCAGCACCATAACCAAATAAAGTAAACATTACTCTGATTACATCACCATTCTTTACTGTTACTTTATCTCCTGACTGGTAGATGTTTCTTACTGTTGGGTTTGTGCTGTCCTTGCCGTCTTCTCTGTTAAATGTCTTACCACTATATACTGCACTGTTATTTACAGTAAATACCCAACCTGACATTCTCCAGTAATCACCTTCTCCAAGAGCTGTATCTGAATTACCAAGATTCTTGTTTGTATTTGGTGCACTAATGCCTTTTCCTTCGTGAAGTAATCCATCATCCTGACCAATATATGAATAAGTATATACATCCTGCATATTGGCAATTTCATTAGGTATGTTTGCCACTCTGCTATTGTCTGCACCAAGAATTGATGTTAAATACCAACCACTTGTTGTTGAATAATAATAGTTTAATGTATTATCATTCATATATCTGTCGATTACTGTTTTAACCGTGTCTCCATTGTTAATTGTCACCTGAACAGGTTCAGTATAAAGTCCCTGACCTATTGATAATTTTTCGACAGTAAGTGTAACTTTACCTGTTGAAGCTGCCTTTGTTTCCTTAGGCATTACAACAATTGATGTTGCCATAAGAGCTACACTTAATACTACTGATAATGCTTTTTTCATTTCAAACTTTTCTCCTTACATTTTTGACTAATCCTAACTTTATTTTTCAATAAAATTAGCTTTGTAAATATTTTATTTTAAAACCTATATTTGTATATAGTCATTTATTTAACTTTCCTACATTTTAACTTTCTTAATTTTTGAATAAGCTCCATAAACATTAGTTTCTTCATCTAACTTATAAGCTCGAATTTTAAAACTATATTTATTTCCCTTCTTTAAGCTAATAACAGCTTTTACTGTTTTTGCTTTCTTAACTGTCTTTACGGCTTTGAATTTACCGGAATTAGTTTTCATATATACTACATAACCTGCTGCATCTGAAATCTTCTTCCATTTAAGTGTAACCTTCTTGCCCTTCTTCTTTGCTGACTTAATTTTTACTTTTGCAGGCTTAGTTACTACAGGTTTTGATACATTTACAGTACATGTTGCAACTACCTTACCATCTGCTGAAACTGCTGATATATAAGTTGTTCCGGCTACATCAGCTGTAACATTTCCTGACTGGTCAACTGTGGCAATTGATTCATTAGCTGAAATCCACTTAATGTTTTTATTACTTGCATTTGAAGGATTTACTGTTGCATCTAACTTAAAAGTTCCACCCGGATTAAGATTTATTTCATTACTATTAAGTGTAATGTTTGTAACAGGAGTTTCCACTTCGATGAAAAATTCTGTTTTTAATCCATTATGAGTTGTTGCTGTTATAATTGTACTTCCACTATTCTTTGATATTACAACACCATTTGAATCTACTGTGGCTACTGAATTATTACTGCTTGTCCACTGAACATTCTTATTTGTTGTATCACTTGGAGTAATTTTAACCTGTAACTGACGAGTCTGGTTTAGCCCCATAGTTACTGTTTTATCTCCAACTCTTTCAATACCTCTTGCATCGATTCCATCGACACGAACAGTACACTTAGCTTCAAAACCACCTTCTTCAGTTGTGATAACTATATCTGCATTTCCTTCGGAAACACCTGTTACAACACCATTTGCATCTACTGTGGCTACTTTTTCATTTAAACTCTTAAAAGTAACATTAGTATTTGTTGCATTGCTTGGAAGTACAGAATATCTAATCTTTCCACTTCCACCTACAAACAAACCCATATGCTGATAGTCATTTGCCACTTCAATACCTGTTACAGATTCAGGAATTATTACTGCTTCTGATTCTTCACTAACTGAATTGCTGTAAAGATTTGCATCAGCAGCATTTTCATCCACAATTGCTTTTACAGTATAAACGTATTTACCTGAAGTTAAATCTTTATCTTCAAAAGTTGTATCTGTTCCTTCATATATATCATTAACAATACCTGTACTTTTGTTATATCTTGACAAAACATATGAAGAGGCGTGAGCTACTTTTGTCCAGTTAACATTGATGTTTTTGTCATTTCTAACTGCTGTAACTTTAGACTTATCAAGTTCTTTTGAAACATAAACAACACATGTTTTCTTAACATTTGGATTATCCTTTGAAGCAATTGTAATATCTGCTCTTCCTACAGATTTTCCTGCTACAACACCATTCTTTACTTCTGCCACTGCTTCATTTGATGAGCTCCAAACAACGTCTGTCTGGCTTGTGTTAGAAGGTGCAAGGTTGTACTCAAGCTCAACTTTGTTGTCTTCTTTCTTATCTAAATTAAGCTTTTTGCTGGTGTAATTTAAATTAATACTTTCTACAGGAACATTAGTCTGGTCATATACCTGTATCTCATAAATTTCAAAACAGTATGCGCCAAAAGTAATACCTTGTAATCTTAAATGTGATGTTGTTACTGCTTCTTTTAATCGAATATTTCTATATTCTGATGCTATACCACTGGTTACTTCGTACATGTCTGTCCATGTTTCACCGTCATCTGAAGTCTGTAATTTGTAACCTTTCATATAGCCACCGCCCCATTTAACTTTTACTGTATCAAAAGTCTGTGGGCTGTTCCAACTTAAAGTTATGTTTTCGTTAGCTTTTTCTTCATCAGTTACTGTTGGATCCTGAATGTACTCTGTTCTCCACATAGTGCCTTCATCGCCGTCAATTGCTTTTTCTGCACTGTTTTCACCATCATCACTTGATGCTACTGCTGTGGCATTTTCTGCAAGATTAGGCATTTCTTTTTCTTCAACGCTTCCTACTGTAAAAATCTGCCATTCGTACATACAATAACCGTATATTTCCATTGTTCTTTCTTCTAATTCGATTTTTACATATCTTGCATTAGTTGGTGCAAAATCATATTTAAATCTTCCTTTTTCTCCTGCTTCTTCTGATGCAACTTCCATCCAGTCTGTTTTGTTTTCAGAAACATAAATTTTATATTTCTTTGCTGCTGCATTTTCCCAATATAGTACGACCTTATCAATTTCATAACTTCTTCCTAAATCCATACTCCAGGTTTGTGGATCTTCATAAGGATTGTCTTTATTCGAACTTACACATGCTGTCTGGTATCCTCTTTCAAGATTTCCATCTGTTAAAAAGTCTGGTTTATTGTATTCATTAGTATTGAAAGAATTAGAAACATTAACCGTTCTGTTATAAGCTACATTTCTACCTAATGGTTGACCTTCGTAAGCAAACGCAGGAGTGTATAATGTGGCAACCATTGTGGCAACACTTAATAAACACGCTACTAATTTTTTCATTTTGCCTCCTTTTTAAATAATAAAAGGCTATCTTTTTGCAGGATGATACGACATACCTCCTATGCCCACCCCTCAAAAAGACAGCCTTCTAATTAGTTCTCTTTTTTGATGTTTTTAATTAATTATTTACTTAATTTTAAGTTTTTTCTTGAATACCTTAATAGCTTTCTTGTTGCCCTTAAGTTTAGTCTTCTTTGTTTTGATATTCTTCTTAACTTTACTGCTTAAAGCATTTTTCTTTACAGTCTTAAGCTTTTTGCCCTTGAATGTAATCTTTTTAATCTTGTTGTCCTTTGTGAATGCCTTAGCCTTAATAGTCTTAACTGACTTGCCCATTACTACCGTCTTAAGCTTTGTACATTTCTTAAATGCATTCTTTCCAATAGTAGTTACCTTGCTGCCAATTGTAAGCTTTTTAAGTGCCTTACATCCTGCAAAAGCGTTGTTTCCTATTGTTGTTACATTATTGAAATTAATCTTGTTTAACTTCTTACAATTACTAAATGCAGCCTTACCAATAACCTTAACATTGGCACCAAATGTAACTTTCTTAAGCTTCTTCATTGCCTTAAATGCATTGTCACCTACTTCTGTTACATTTAATCCATATCCCTTAAAGTTAGCTGTGTTTGGAACTGTAACCTTAGTTAATTTGCTCTTCTTAGCTGCTACTACACCGATAAGTTTTGTTCTACCTGATGTAATTGAATCAATTGCTGTTACTCTGTAAATGAAATCACCTACTGTATATTCCATTCCAACGTAAACACCATACTGTGTACGAACCTGATCATCTAATGATGTCTGGTCACCCTTTGGTGTTTCAGGATAACTAGTTTTTGAAGCTGCCTGAATCTTATTCCATTCATCTGTGCAATTCTTGATTTTTTCGTCAAAATACTTATCGTCAGTATCATCTGAACCTAAAGTCTTTGAATTATCAACTTTAAGCTGTTCTTTTACGATAGTCTTATCAGCTATTGCATCATCACTTGGCTGTTTAACATTTTCATTTTTATTAGCCACAATTAAACCAGTACTTGGATCTGTTGGATATGCATCCTTTCCATCTCCTCCGTCCTTTGAATAGTCATAGTTATCAGGTAATGATACTGATGTTTTGTTACGGTAGTATAATAATCTCTGGACAGCATAACCACCCTTTTTACCTGATACTGTCTGTGAAGTTTCACCTGTTGTAATACCACAACCTGTACCATTAATAATTCTGTTAATACCTACCTTTGGTCCGCTACCGTTGGCGATTTCTACAATACATGCATTTTCAATTAATACATCATCTGCATTAGGAACTTCAATGGCATTATCTAAGAAAATTTCTGCTCCGTTAGTGTTAATGAATACATCGTAAACACCAAGACCTACTGCGTAGTGGTGTTTAACATCATTTGCTACTTTGTATGCTGAATATCCCTTAACTGTATTATTATGTGACATCCATTCTTTCTGATCCTGTGGATCATAACATTTTTCATTCTGTAAGAAGAATGTCTTACCATATTCACCTCTCCAGATAACATCGTATTTCTGGAAATGTTCAATAAATAAACCATAAGCTGTTACGTTATCGCCATTTACAACAAGACCGTGATCTGCTGTATTTTCATACCAACCTGTGTTATCACCGTGGTCAGCTCTCCAAATCCATGTTTCATCAATAATAGTATTGTTACTGTTAACAACTATACATGAACCTGTTGTTCCAAGGTCGCCTGTTCCACCTACCCTACAGATAACATCCTGTAATACACAAGGGTTATTTGAATGGTCAACATTTGCTCCTTCATATCCTACTTCTAATAATGTGTTTGTATGTTTTCCGGCATCTAAAATTACGCCTGCGATTTCAACACCACCAATATCGTAATTTTCTTCTACCTTTGTATAGTCACTGTTCCACTTCTTACCAGCTACTCTGATAAATGTATCAGTATTCTTATCAGATGAAGTAAATGTAGCCATACCAAGACCAAGAACTATTGTGTTTTCATGTGTTACTTCAATAGCTTTGTCTAATTTGTAAATACCAGGCTGAAGAAGAAGGTTATAACCTTTTCCTAAAGCTGCATTAATTGTGTCTGCTGTATCTACATCAGGGTTAGCAATATAGAAACTGTTTAATCCTAATGATTTACCTTTACCCATATCATTTTCTGACCATGAAACGCCTGTCGTATCTTTTCTTACTGCAGGTACAAATACCTTGTAACTATCTGTATCTTCATCGAAGTATAAGAATGGTTTTTCTCTTGTTGCATCTGTCTTGTCTAATACTGTTGTACAGCCGTTAGCCGCCCAGTTCGAAATACCATTATTCTGTAATAAGCTTCCACCTGCGTTAAAGTAGTTACCACTGTTATCCTTTAATGTTGTTCCATCAACATTCTTGCATCCCTGAACAACCTGGTTCCAGTTAATACCATATATAGAACCATTTCCTGTCTGCTTTGTTGTAAATTCACAGTTTCTGTAGTAATACTGCTGCTGACACCATGAACCTACTGAATCATGGAACTTTGTATCAGAAATATATCCGCCGCTGGCCCAAGCATTGTCTCCCCATGTCCACTGAAGTAATGTCTGTCTTTCTACATTAAGTCTTCTTGCAGGAGCTGCCTGTGATACTGCCCACTTAAATGAATCTTCCCAATAGTTAGGATTTTCTGTTGTCTGTGCAATAGTAAAGTTTTCAACGTCAACCCAGAAGTTACATGTTACGTTACCATTAGCTAAAGCTGCTGGCGTTTTAATATTCTTTAATCTTACATCGTAAGGTGTTTTTCCTAAACCAATAACCTGTGTGTAGTAACCTACATCATACGCATCTGCTGCTGTTTCTGTATAATCACCAGGTTTAAAAGCGAATGCGTAACGGTTCTTACCAAACTGATCATAATGCTGATATCCAAAGATTTCATTTACCTTATCAGAAATTGCATCCTTGTCATCTGCATCGTTAAATACGTATACATTCTTACCAAACTTAGAAATTTCCAATGAATATGGTTCTGATTCTTCTCCATTAACATTACCGTTAACTGCCTGAACTTTATAATAGTTCTTATATTTTGATGTTGTGTTTGGATTTGTATCTGTATAACTTGTTTTTGCTCCGTCTATTGAATCAATTAATTTGTATTCTGCATAACGGCCTTCTGCCCTGTAAATATTATATGACTTAGCATTTGCTGCCTTATTCCATGTAATAGTCTGAGCGCCTGTCTTGTCATTTCTCGTAACATCTGTTATTTCAGCTTTAGCCGGTTTAGTCTGAGATAATGTTGTTGTAAATGCAATTTCACTATCTGCATATGCACTGTATGAACCTGCTTCCTTAGTATTAGTAATTGTTCTAACCTTAAAGAAGTATTGCTTTTCTGATAAAAGATTATTTACAGTCATCTTATTCTTTGTTGTTAAACCTGCTGATCTGTAATTTCCATTTTCTGAAGTTGAATACATAACTTCAAATGCTGAATAAATATGTTCCTTTGGTGTTGTCCATGAAACCTGAACGCTATCACCTGAAACATCAGATAATGTTACTTTTCTTGCTTTCTTTGGTTCATCACCTGTATACATAATGAACTTTTCTTCATTGCCAACCTTGTCTCCTAAGTGATACTTTGAACTTACCGCAAGCTTTGTATGTTCTGTTCCTTCTTCGTCTTTGTACTTTCC containing:
- a CDS encoding leucine-rich repeat protein, encoding MKMKKMYKSLLSIVLVVAMLFTSQTFNMTVMAASAATSTEAIDGAEEATIHAEVFFVNVANGNLITVSGVKNDPILVDKKFTSINNVSDDGKFTTYYGTYKNNGIDDKANEVVNFATKSRNTVWAANAADVIYQDARTVANDYAPTGWESVRIQHNDDGTVSFGSSADEKIFTLGKYKDEEGTEHTKLAVSSKYHLGDKVGNEEKFIMYTGDEPKKARKVTLSDVSGDSVQVSWTTPKEHIYSAFEVMYSTSENGNYRSAGLTTKNKMTVNNLLSEKQYFFKVRTITNTKEAGSYSAYADSEIAFTTTLSQTKPAKAEITDVTRNDKTGAQTITWNKAANAKSYNIYRAEGRYAEYKLIDSIDGAKTSYTDTNPNTTSKYKNYYKVQAVNGNVNGEESEPYSLEISKFGKNVYVFNDADDKDAISDKVNEIFGYQHYDQFGKNRYAFAFKPGDYTETAADAYDVGYYTQVIGLGKTPYDVRLKNIKTPAALANGNVTCNFWVDVENFTIAQTTENPNYWEDSFKWAVSQAAPARRLNVERQTLLQWTWGDNAWASGGYISDTKFHDSVGSWCQQQYYYRNCEFTTKQTGNGSIYGINWNQVVQGCKNVDGTTLKDNSGNYFNAGGSLLQNNGISNWAANGCTTVLDKTDATREKPFLYFDEDTDSYKVFVPAVRKDTTGVSWSENDMGKGKSLGLNSFYIANPDVDTADTINAALGKGYNLLLQPGIYKLDKAIEVTHENTIVLGLGMATFTSSDKNTDTFIRVAGKKWNSDYTKVEENYDIGGVEIAGVILDAGKHTNTLLEVGYEGANVDHSNNPCVLQDVICRVGGTGDLGTTGSCIVVNSNNTIIDETWIWRADHGDNTGWYENTADHGLVVNGDNVTAYGLFIEHFQKYDVIWRGEYGKTFFLQNEKCYDPQDQKEWMSHNNTVKGYSAYKVANDVKHHYAVGLGVYDVFINTNGAEIFLDNAIEVPNADDVLIENACIVEIANGSGPKVGINRIINGTGCGITTGETSQTVSGKKGGYAVQRLLYYRNKTSVSLPDNYDYSKDGGDGKDAYPTDPSTGLIVANKNENVKQPSDDAIADKTIVKEQLKVDNSKTLGSDDTDDKYFDEKIKNCTDEWNKIQAASKTSYPETPKGDQTSLDDQVRTQYGVYVGMEYTVGDFIYRVTAIDSITSGRTKLIGVVAAKKSKLTKVTVPNTANFKGYGLNVTEVGDNAFKAMKKLKKVTFGANVKVIGKAAFSNCKKLNKINFNNVTTIGNNAFAGCKALKKLTIGSKVTTIGKNAFKKCTKLKTVVMGKSVKTIKAKAFTKDNKIKKITFKGKKLKTVKKNALSSKVKKNIKTKKTKLKGNKKAIKVFKKKLKIK
- a CDS encoding Ig-like domain-containing protein — protein: MKKLVACLLSVATMVATLYTPAFAYEGQPLGRNVAYNRTVNVSNSFNTNEYNKPDFLTDGNLERGYQTACVSSNKDNPYEDPQTWSMDLGRSYEIDKVVLYWENAAAKKYKIYVSENKTDWMEVASEEAGEKGRFKYDFAPTNARYVKIELEERTMEIYGYCMYEWQIFTVGSVEEKEMPNLAENATAVASSDDGENSAEKAIDGDEGTMWRTEYIQDPTVTDEEKANENITLSWNSPQTFDTVKVKWGGGYMKGYKLQTSDDGETWTDMYEVTSGIASEYRNIRLKEAVTTSHLRLQGITFGAYCFEIYEIQVYDQTNVPVESINLNYTSKKLNLDKKEDNKVELEYNLAPSNTSQTDVVWSSSNEAVAEVKNGVVAGKSVGRADITIASKDNPNVKKTCVVYVSKELDKSKVTAVRNDKNINVNWTKVAHASSYVLSRYNKSTGIVNDIYEGTDTTFEDKDLTSGKYVYTVKAIVDENAADANLYSNSVSEESEAVIIPESVTGIEVANDYQHMGLFVGGSGKIRYSVLPSNATNTNVTFKSLNEKVATVDANGVVTGVSEGNADIVITTEEGGFEAKCTVRVDGIDARGIERVGDKTVTMGLNQTRQLQVKITPSDTTNKNVQWTSSNNSVATVDSNGVVISKNSGSTIITATTHNGLKTEFFIEVETPVTNITLNSNEINLNPGGTFKLDATVNPSNASNKNIKWISANESIATVDQSGNVTADVAGTTYISAVSADGKVVATCTVNVSKPVVTKPAKVKIKSAKKKGKKVTLKWKKISDAAGYVVYMKTNSGKFKAVKTVKKAKTVKAVISLKKGNKYSFKIRAYKLDEETNVYGAYSKIKKVKM
- a CDS encoding DNA alkylation repair protein; this translates as MKEDIAVKVQKQLFELQDLKYRDFHAKLMPTIDKEKVIGVRTPALRSYAKQFGKTEEAKEFMKVLPHKYYEENNLHGMLLEQIKDYDELIIELEKFLPYIDNWATCDLLSLRIVKKNLEDFLEKINKYIKSDQPYTIRFGISMLMKHYLDDNFKIEYANKVAAVQSEEYYVNMMRAWYFATALAKQYDSIIPFIEEKKLDVWTHNKAIQKSIESYRITPEQKEYLRTLKIKR